In Cicer arietinum cultivar CDC Frontier isolate Library 1 chromosome 1, Cicar.CDCFrontier_v2.0, whole genome shotgun sequence, one DNA window encodes the following:
- the LOC113783975 gene encoding uncharacterized protein — translation MDPIKYIFEKPALIGRIARWPVMLSEYDITYVTQKAIKGSALADYLANQLVDDYKSMQCEFPDESIMVLSEEYDDGKWTLLFDGASNIMGHGIGVVLISPKKKFIPITVRLCFDCTNNMAKYEACAMGVLVALESKVKVLEVYGDSTLVINQLNQEWETRDKKLIPYFTYIKELSLEFDKITFHHVPREDNQLADALASLSSMFHINRNYEIPSIKMESRDYPAYCHVMEEETDGKPWYHDIKHYLINREYPPRISENEKRTLRRLSASFFVNENILYKRNHDMVLLRCVDVNEAKEILQDIHDGSYGIHMNGHAMSRKILRAGYYWLTLEKDCCLP, via the coding sequence ATGGATCCAATCAAGTACATTTTTGAAAAGCCCGCTCTCATAGGGCGAATTGCTCGATGGCCGGTGATGCTATCAGAATATGATATTACCTATGTTACTCAGAAAGCCATCAAAGGGAGTGCCTTAGCAGATTATCTAGCTAATCAACTTGTTGATGATTATAAATCAATGCAATGTGAATTCCCAGACGAAAGTATCATGGTTTTGTCTGAAGAATATGATGATGGAAAATGGACCTTGTTGTTCGACGGGGCCTCAAACATAATGGGGCATGGGATTGGGGTTGTTTTAATATCTCCAAAAAAAAAGTTCATACCTATCACAGTgcgattgtgttttgattgtaccaATAATATGGCAAAATATGAAGCTTGTGCCATGGGAGTTTTGGTGGCTTTGGAATCAAAAGTAAAAGTTCTAGAAGTATATGGAGATTCAACCCTAGTCATTAATCAGCTTAACCAAGAATGGGAAACTCGAGATAAGAAGTTAATACCTTATTTTACCTACATAAAAGAATTGTCTTtagaatttgacaaaatcacgtTTCACCATGTCCCTCGAGAAgacaatcaattggctgatgCTTTGGCTTCTTTATCATCTATGTTCCATATAAATCGAAATTATGAAATCCCATCAATTAAAATGGAGAGTCGAGATTATCCAGCCTACTGCCATGTCATGGAAGAAGAAACTGACGGAAAACCGTGGTATCACGACATCAAACATTATCTTATAAATAGAGAATATCCTCCCAGAATATCGGAGAATGAGAAAAGAACTTTGAGACGGTTATCCGCGAGCTTTTTTGTGaacgaaaatattttgtataagagGAATCACGATATGGTACTCCTCAGATGTGTTGATGTTAATGAGGCGAAGGAAATTCTACAAGATATCCACGATGGCTCTTATGGGATCCATATGAATGGACACGCCATGTCTAGAAAGATTCTTCGGGCCGGATATTATTGGCTCACCCTAGAAAAAGATTGTTGCTTACCCtag